A window of the Zeugodacus cucurbitae isolate PBARC_wt_2022May chromosome 2, idZeuCucr1.2, whole genome shotgun sequence genome harbors these coding sequences:
- the LOC105218605 gene encoding uncharacterized protein LOC105218605 translates to MCEMFCSKVEAGLKLQHLAAKCKEKCLEPKSFSCVQKVLCENESENSSSRWKLLKFCFIFTMLACGYNYFCSEMSSKRCLLKLPRTLRYAFRPPEDCSFCDKIENAIRLRGITSEEFASRYAYGGGPVIVEDATKNWTAPTKFNYWYFRDTYFNAKRKQKILDCQFLPYKTGFNDLFKALGMPKNRVELQSGYQPWYFGWSNCNPETAEEFRKHYGRPYFLPPTSENNAVDWFFIGTAGLGAHMHIDNVRLPSWQAQLSGSKRWLLAPPPECYFTCKRFDTIVRKGDIIVLDTNKWYHQTFVQPGEVSLTIGAEYD, encoded by the exons ATGTGCGAAATGTTCTGTAGTAAAGTCGAGGCTGGATTGAAGTTGCAGCATTTGGCTGCGAAGTGCAAAGAAAAGTGTCTAGAGCCAAAATCTTTCAGCTGTGTGCAGAAAGTTTTGtgtgaaaatgaaagtgaaaattcgAGTAGTAGAtggaaacttttaaaattttgctttatttttactaTGCTCGCCTGTGGATATAATTATTTCTGCAGTGAGATGTCATCAAAG CGCTGCCTACTAAAGTTGCCAAGGACACTCCGATATGCTTTTCGACCTCCTGAAGACTGCAGCTTTtgtgataaaatagaaaatgcaATTCGTTTACGGGGCATAACAAGTGAGGAATTCGCTTCAAGATATGCCTATGGAGGAGGGCCCGTGATAGTGGAGGATGCCACAAAGAATTGGACAGCACCAACC AAGTTCAATTATTGGTACTTTCGCGATACTTATTTTAATGCGAAacgcaaacaaaaaatactcgATTGCCAATTTCTACCCTACAAGACGGGCTTCAACGACCTTTTCAAAGCGTTAGGTATGCCTAAAAACCGCGTGGAGTTGCAGTCCGGTTATCAGCCGTGGTACTTTGGCTGGAGTAATTGTAATCCTGAAACGGCTGAGGAATTTCGCAAGCATTATGGGCGCCCATACTTTCTCCCACCCACATCTGAAAACAATGCGGTAGATTGGTTCTTCATCGGCACAGCTGGATTGGGTGCACACATGCAC ATCGACAACGTACGATTACCGTCATGGCAAGCACAGCTTTCTGGCAGCAAACGTTGGCTACTCGCACCGCCACCAGAATGCTACTTTACATGCAAACGCTTCGACACCATCGTTCGAAAGGGCGACATAA TTGTTTTGGATACCAACAAGTGGTACCACCAGACATTCGTGCAACCGGGCGAAGTTAGCCTCACCATTGGCGCTGAGTATGACtaa